A window of the Shimia isoporae genome harbors these coding sequences:
- the urtE gene encoding urea ABC transporter ATP-binding subunit UrtE: MADNLLQIDNLTLHYGGSQILNGVSLDAKIGEVVCVMGTNGVGKTSLLKALSGTHAHSGGTYTLSGETVAKTSAHALAKNGVAYVPQGREIFPFLTVRENLETGFACLPRSEHRIPDEIFDLFPILKDFLSRRGGDLSGGQQQQLAIARALITRPKLLLLDEPTEGIQPNIIKQIGDVIRHLREQGEMCIILVEQFFDFAYELGDRFVVMDRGAVKLTGTTETIAKDTLRDAVSV, encoded by the coding sequence TTGGCCGATAATCTTCTGCAGATCGACAACCTGACGCTCCACTATGGCGGCAGTCAGATCCTGAACGGCGTTTCGCTCGATGCCAAAATCGGCGAAGTCGTCTGCGTTATGGGCACAAACGGCGTCGGAAAAACCAGTCTCCTCAAGGCACTGTCCGGCACTCATGCCCACAGCGGGGGCACATATACGCTCTCCGGCGAAACTGTCGCAAAAACTTCCGCCCACGCGCTGGCCAAAAACGGCGTCGCCTATGTGCCGCAAGGACGAGAGATTTTTCCTTTCCTGACTGTCAGGGAGAATTTGGAAACGGGTTTTGCATGCCTGCCGCGCTCCGAACACAGGATTCCTGACGAAATCTTCGACCTGTTCCCAATCCTCAAAGACTTCCTGTCCCGTCGCGGCGGTGACTTGTCAGGAGGCCAGCAACAACAACTCGCCATTGCCCGTGCCCTGATCACGCGGCCGAAACTCCTGCTGCTTGACGAGCCAACAGAAGGTATCCAGCCAAACATCATCAAACAAATCGGTGATGTTATCCGACACCTACGCGAACAAGGCGAAATGTGCATCATTCTCGTCGAACAGTTCTTCGACTTTGCCTATGAGCTTGGGGATCGTTTTGTGGTGATGGACCGGGGCGCCGTGAAGCTCACAGGCACGACTGAAACG
- the urtB gene encoding urea ABC transporter permease subunit UrtB, with the protein MALCLHALPATSQTEDAPIQLLLQEHAEVLKKSSRKTIGPAIDALANSGLEDAQVVLERWQNKDMWVSKKNGLFVFAEKKDNKTLSLFDVAGSKTIGEGAKKDFKQLKPNSGIRGLIGAALVQFQLNSPDAAVRATALTAIERDAEASHLLALRGSIDDEPDPALKARKQRLERLLTIRFAEDDIERIAAINSFDGDLGVDVRAALNPLVATEVDAAPTLPEGAMPIELPRQEAYALLVSKGLAQAQISNAAIRETLVANINGTTVAGIQVASLDTDTARLAAYNALAAQGAAAPTISEADITTTLAAYQFYQTFTNAPIAVALAAQNVLEGIETSVALNQTADLALDAISLASIYFLAAIGLAITFGVMGVINMAHGEFIMMGAYTGYVVQLVVPDYTLSIIVAIPAAFMVTFAAGVAMERLVIRWLYHRPLETLLATFGVSIALQQLAKNIFGTQARPLTAPGWLDGSWVINDVVSISYIRIAIFVLALLFLGLFLFVMNRTRLGLEVRAVTQNPRMASSMGINPDRINMLTFGFGSGIAGIAGVAIGLYAKVTSEMGTDYIVQSFMTVVVGGVGNIWGTLLGATLVGTLQKGIEWLNPSNTLAAQTYMILFIIFFIQFRPRGIIALKGRAAEA; encoded by the coding sequence ATGGCTCTCTGCCTGCACGCCCTCCCGGCAACCTCCCAGACCGAAGACGCCCCGATTCAATTGCTCCTTCAAGAGCATGCCGAGGTACTAAAGAAGTCCTCACGCAAAACCATCGGGCCCGCCATCGACGCGCTTGCCAACAGTGGCCTTGAAGATGCGCAGGTGGTTCTGGAACGTTGGCAAAATAAGGACATGTGGGTCAGCAAGAAAAACGGCCTCTTTGTCTTCGCCGAAAAGAAAGACAACAAAACCCTTTCACTTTTTGACGTGGCCGGCAGCAAGACAATCGGCGAAGGCGCAAAGAAAGATTTCAAGCAACTCAAGCCCAATTCCGGCATCCGCGGACTGATCGGCGCAGCCCTTGTACAGTTCCAGCTCAATAGCCCCGACGCGGCGGTCCGCGCTACTGCACTCACAGCCATAGAGCGTGACGCTGAGGCCTCCCACCTACTTGCACTTCGCGGCTCCATCGACGATGAGCCGGATCCCGCCCTCAAAGCCCGTAAACAACGTCTCGAACGCCTGCTCACCATCCGGTTCGCCGAAGACGACATCGAGCGCATCGCGGCCATCAACAGCTTCGACGGAGACTTGGGAGTAGATGTCAGGGCAGCCTTGAACCCTCTGGTTGCAACCGAAGTTGACGCGGCACCGACGCTTCCGGAAGGCGCGATGCCGATCGAACTGCCGCGGCAAGAAGCCTACGCACTTTTGGTGTCCAAAGGCCTTGCCCAAGCCCAAATCTCAAACGCCGCCATCCGCGAAACCCTTGTCGCCAATATCAACGGCACGACAGTTGCCGGTATCCAGGTCGCATCGCTCGACACCGATACCGCACGATTGGCCGCCTACAACGCTCTCGCAGCACAAGGCGCCGCCGCCCCCACGATTTCCGAAGCCGACATCACAACCACACTGGCGGCCTACCAATTCTACCAAACCTTCACAAATGCCCCAATCGCCGTAGCGTTGGCCGCACAAAACGTGCTGGAAGGCATCGAAACCAGTGTTGCATTAAACCAAACGGCTGATCTCGCGCTCGACGCGATTTCACTGGCGTCCATCTACTTCCTTGCCGCCATCGGCCTTGCCATCACCTTTGGCGTCATGGGCGTGATTAATATGGCGCATGGCGAATTCATCATGATGGGCGCGTACACCGGATACGTCGTGCAGCTGGTGGTGCCTGATTACACCCTGTCCATCATCGTTGCGATCCCGGCCGCATTTATGGTGACCTTCGCGGCCGGTGTCGCAATGGAACGCCTTGTGATCCGTTGGCTCTATCACCGTCCGCTGGAAACCCTTTTGGCGACATTCGGTGTTTCAATCGCATTGCAACAACTCGCCAAAAACATCTTTGGCACCCAAGCCCGCCCGCTCACGGCCCCCGGCTGGCTCGATGGCTCTTGGGTTATCAACGATGTTGTCTCTATCAGCTATATCCGCATCGCGATTTTTGTTCTCGCTCTACTGTTCCTGGGGCTGTTTCTGTTCGTGATGAACCGCACACGCCTTGGCCTCGAAGTTCGCGCTGTCACGCAGAACCCGCGGATGGCGTCTTCGATGGGCATCAACCCCGACCGCATCAACATGCTGACCTTTGGATTTGGCTCGGGCATCGCGGGAATCGCGGGCGTCGCAATCGGCCTTTATGCCAAAGTCACCTCGGAAATGGGCACCGACTACATCGTACAGTCCTTCATGACCGTCGTTGTCGGCGGCGTCGGCAACATCTGGGGCACGCTTTTGGGCGCGACCCTCGTTGGCACGCTGCAAAAAGGCATCGAATGGCTGAACCCGTCCAACACCCTTGCGGCTCAGACCTACATGATCCTCTTCATCATCTTCTTTATCCAGTTCCGGCCACGAGGCATCATTGCTCTCAAAGGCCGCGCGGCGGAGGCGTAA
- a CDS encoding alpha/beta family hydrolase, with amino-acid sequence MVEFLVNEAADADCTFVFAHGAGAAMDIPFMNHIADGLALSGIRVVRFEFEYMAARRSGGPRRPPPRIEKIEAEFRSAFDELGQDGPVFLGGKSMGGRVASLIGGDLFAAGRIGGVVCVGYPFHPQNKPEKLRTDHLQDAKAPLLICQGSRDPFGTMNEVAGYGLSETVDVFWLEDGDHDLKPRKRVTGLSQQDHLSAVCKTAAGWMKSRI; translated from the coding sequence ATGGTGGAGTTTCTGGTCAACGAGGCTGCCGATGCAGACTGTACGTTTGTTTTCGCGCACGGTGCCGGCGCGGCCATGGATATCCCTTTCATGAATCACATTGCAGATGGGCTCGCGTTGTCCGGAATTCGCGTCGTGCGTTTCGAGTTTGAGTATATGGCGGCGCGTCGGTCCGGCGGGCCACGGCGGCCGCCGCCCAGAATTGAGAAAATCGAAGCCGAGTTCCGCAGCGCTTTCGACGAGTTGGGACAAGACGGGCCGGTTTTCCTTGGCGGCAAGTCGATGGGTGGACGAGTTGCGAGCTTGATTGGCGGTGATCTTTTCGCAGCAGGTCGCATCGGCGGGGTGGTTTGCGTTGGATATCCCTTTCATCCGCAAAATAAGCCGGAGAAGCTCCGTACGGACCATCTGCAAGATGCCAAAGCCCCCCTTTTGATTTGCCAGGGATCGCGAGATCCATTTGGGACGATGAATGAAGTTGCGGGATATGGATTGTCGGAGACGGTTGACGTTTTTTGGTTGGAGGATGGTGACCATGATCTCAAGCCACGAAAACGGGTCACGGGGCTATCGCAGCAGGATCATCTGTCGGCGGTTTGCAAGACGGCGGCGGGCTGGATGAAGAGCCGGATCTAG
- the urtD gene encoding urea ABC transporter ATP-binding protein UrtD, which produces MSTLLEVSGVSVSFDGFKAINNLAFQIGPAELRAVIGPNGAGKTTFMDIITGKTKPDEGRVLWGEKSTSLLSMNESRIAQAGVGRKFQRPTVFEDQTVAENLMLALKNDRSPFAVLGFRPKQSDHDKVADIASQIGLLSSLERKSGELSHGQKQWLEIGMLLSQDPKLLLVDEPAAGMSPAEREHTTELLVEAAKTRAVVVVEHDMEFVRRLNCRVTVLHEGSVLAEGSLDHVTSDERVIEVYLGR; this is translated from the coding sequence ATGAGCACGCTACTCGAAGTCTCCGGTGTCTCCGTGTCTTTTGACGGCTTCAAGGCCATCAACAATCTTGCGTTCCAGATTGGACCGGCCGAGCTGCGCGCCGTTATCGGCCCCAACGGCGCGGGCAAGACGACCTTCATGGACATCATCACCGGAAAGACCAAGCCGGATGAAGGCCGCGTACTCTGGGGCGAGAAATCAACTTCCCTGCTGTCCATGAATGAAAGCCGCATCGCGCAGGCCGGTGTCGGCCGCAAATTCCAGCGCCCCACCGTTTTCGAAGACCAGACAGTCGCCGAAAACCTGATGCTGGCCTTGAAAAATGACCGCTCACCTTTCGCTGTTCTGGGTTTCCGCCCCAAACAAAGCGACCACGACAAAGTCGCCGATATTGCCTCGCAGATTGGCTTGCTCAGTTCGCTTGAGCGCAAGTCCGGAGAACTCTCTCACGGCCAGAAACAATGGCTCGAAATCGGCATGTTGCTGTCTCAGGATCCCAAACTACTTCTGGTGGATGAACCCGCTGCCGGCATGAGTCCGGCAGAGCGCGAGCACACGACTGAACTACTGGTCGAAGCCGCCAAAACCCGCGCAGTTGTGGTTGTCGAACATGATATGGAATTTGTCCGTCGGCTGAACTGCCGGGTGACGGTGTTGCATGAAGGTTCCGTGCTGGCCGAAGGCTCGCTTGACCACGTAACCAGCGACGAACGCGTAATCGAGGTGTACCTTGGCCGATAA
- a CDS encoding IclR family transcriptional regulator, producing MTETDRIPTNLRTLLILEVLGKSDQPMTATEINAALGLPKQTVHRLCATLEQNGFLTRLGKSKHYQVARRLRELGVGLLYNSRDHIVRRQILLDVAREVRETVNYVVPEDDGMSYLDRVEADWAFRIQLPIGTNVPFHCTASGKAFLASLAPVTRRKFVASLNLERMTNATHVTQDTLLAELKEITRLGYSMDREEFLEGMIAIAVPVKDPTGRFIAALAIHGPTQRASMQEATEKKEILQAAADRLGGALFPTA from the coding sequence ATGACTGAGACCGACCGCATACCGACCAACCTGCGCACGCTACTGATCCTTGAGGTCTTGGGAAAAAGCGACCAGCCGATGACGGCGACCGAGATAAACGCGGCACTGGGGCTCCCCAAGCAAACTGTGCACCGTCTCTGTGCCACGCTTGAACAGAACGGGTTTCTGACGCGCTTGGGCAAGTCAAAGCATTACCAAGTCGCGCGCCGCTTACGCGAACTCGGCGTTGGGTTGCTTTACAATTCCCGCGACCACATCGTGCGCCGTCAAATCCTGCTTGATGTGGCCCGTGAGGTTCGGGAGACGGTGAATTACGTCGTGCCCGAAGACGATGGCATGAGCTATCTGGATCGCGTCGAAGCCGATTGGGCCTTCCGCATCCAACTGCCAATTGGCACCAACGTACCGTTTCACTGCACCGCTTCCGGAAAGGCGTTTCTTGCGAGTCTGGCACCCGTCACCCGCCGCAAATTCGTGGCATCCCTTAATCTGGAACGCATGACCAACGCGACGCATGTCACACAAGACACTTTGCTTGCCGAACTAAAGGAGATCACCCGCCTTGGCTATTCGATGGATCGCGAGGAATTCCTCGAAGGCATGATTGCCATCGCCGTACCTGTCAAGGATCCGACGGGGCGGTTTATTGCGGCGCTGGCAATCCACGGCCCCACGCAGCGGGCTTCGATGCAGGAAGCAACCGAGAAAAAGGAAATTTTGCAGGCTGCTGCTGACCGGCTCGGCGGCGCACTGTTTCCAACTGCCTAG
- the urtC gene encoding urea ABC transporter permease subunit UrtC, which translates to MSDIALNPPRKPFVARYPAMIVFLAILGLFTAGVTVLAEGFGIGVISTSFVKTLGKTLCLCMVALAMDLVWGYCGILSLGHMAFFGIGGYAIGMWLMYARTEIIVATSLANAPLPPTSAEISDGIATQIFGVVGASEFPPIWAFAHSFPLQLAAVVLVPGLLAFVFGWLAFRSRVTGVYLSILTQAMTLALSLYLFQNDSGLRGNNGLSGLQNLPGLDHVPQSTVSILFFWASALALALAFMVCSWVISGKFGSVIRAIRDDEARVRFLGYSVEAYKLFIFTFTAIIAGIAGALYYPQAGIINPAEIAPIASIYLAVWVAIGGRGKLYGAVIGAAFVSLLSTWFTGGQAPDINLGFYTIQWVDWWTILLGISFVAVTIFAPRGIGGLFDVIADRRAPNRHGAALGPDAGSLQEKEADK; encoded by the coding sequence ATGTCCGATATTGCACTTAATCCGCCACGCAAACCCTTTGTGGCGCGCTACCCAGCCATGATCGTCTTTCTCGCCATCCTCGGTCTTTTCACCGCCGGAGTGACAGTGTTGGCCGAAGGGTTCGGCATAGGCGTGATCTCCACGTCTTTCGTAAAAACGCTCGGTAAAACCCTTTGCCTCTGTATGGTCGCGCTCGCCATGGACCTTGTGTGGGGGTACTGCGGCATCCTCTCTCTGGGGCACATGGCCTTCTTCGGCATCGGGGGCTACGCCATTGGCATGTGGCTGATGTATGCGCGCACAGAAATCATTGTCGCCACTTCGCTTGCCAACGCCCCCCTGCCCCCGACCTCTGCAGAAATCTCCGACGGGATCGCAACGCAAATTTTCGGCGTGGTCGGCGCCTCCGAGTTTCCGCCAATCTGGGCCTTTGCCCATTCTTTCCCGCTGCAACTCGCCGCCGTGGTGCTGGTCCCCGGCCTTCTGGCATTCGTCTTTGGCTGGCTCGCCTTCCGCAGCCGCGTCACCGGCGTCTACCTGTCGATCTTGACCCAAGCCATGACGCTCGCCCTGTCACTTTACCTTTTCCAGAATGACAGCGGTCTGCGTGGCAACAATGGCTTGTCGGGCCTGCAAAACCTGCCCGGCCTCGATCACGTACCGCAATCCACAGTCTCGATCCTCTTCTTCTGGGCTTCCGCGCTGGCGCTGGCGCTCGCATTCATGGTTTGCTCTTGGGTGATCTCCGGCAAGTTCGGCTCTGTCATTCGCGCCATCCGCGATGATGAAGCTCGCGTGCGCTTCCTTGGCTATTCGGTGGAGGCCTACAAGCTCTTCATTTTCACGTTCACGGCGATCATCGCCGGCATCGCCGGCGCGCTCTACTACCCGCAGGCGGGCATCATCAATCCAGCTGAAATCGCACCGATCGCGTCTATCTATCTAGCTGTCTGGGTCGCAATTGGGGGGCGGGGCAAGCTCTACGGCGCAGTCATCGGCGCAGCATTCGTCTCTCTGCTGTCCACATGGTTTACCGGTGGTCAAGCGCCGGACATCAACCTTGGGTTTTACACGATCCAATGGGTGGACTGGTGGACCATTCTTCTCGGCATTTCCTTTGTTGCCGTCACCATTTTTGCGCCGCGCGGAATCGGAGGCCTTTTTGACGTGATTGCCGACCGTCGCGCCCCCAACCGGCATGGCGCCGCGCTGGGGCCTGACGCAGGTAGTCTGCAAGAAAAGGAAGCCGACAAATGA
- the urtA gene encoding urea ABC transporter substrate-binding protein, protein MSKKLLGATTALMMTAAMPALADCPVKVGVLHSLSGTMAISETTLKDTMELLIEQQNAAGGVLGCDIEAVVVDPASDWPLFAEKARELLTVHEVDVIFGNWTSVSRKSVLPVIEELNGLLFYPVQYEGEESSKNVFYTGAAPNQQAIPATDYFLEELEVEKFALLGTDYVYPRTTNNILESYLQQKGIAADDIFVNYTPFGHSDWSKIVADVVALGADGKKVGVISTINGDANVGFYKELAAAGISADDIPVVAFSVGEEELSGLDTSNLVGHLAAWNYFQSAESDANDAFIEAWKAKMGEERVTNDPMEAHYIGFNMWVNAATAAGTTEVDAVRTAMYGQEYPNLTGGTAVMLPNHHLAKPVLIGEIQEDGQFDIISQTEEVPGDAWTDFLPESAVLVSDWKELGCGMYNTETKSCVQIKSNY, encoded by the coding sequence ATGTCAAAGAAACTACTTGGCGCCACCACCGCACTGATGATGACCGCAGCCATGCCAGCACTTGCTGACTGCCCTGTAAAAGTAGGCGTTCTGCACTCACTCTCCGGCACCATGGCCATTTCCGAAACTACACTAAAGGACACGATGGAGCTGCTGATCGAACAACAAAATGCCGCCGGTGGTGTTTTGGGTTGTGACATCGAAGCTGTTGTCGTGGACCCCGCTTCCGACTGGCCTCTGTTCGCTGAAAAAGCACGTGAGCTGCTGACCGTGCACGAAGTCGACGTGATTTTCGGCAACTGGACATCCGTGTCCCGCAAATCTGTGCTTCCGGTTATTGAAGAACTGAATGGACTTCTGTTCTACCCGGTTCAGTACGAAGGTGAAGAAAGCTCCAAAAACGTCTTCTACACCGGCGCGGCGCCCAACCAACAAGCCATTCCGGCCACTGACTACTTCCTTGAAGAACTGGAAGTCGAAAAATTTGCGCTTCTGGGCACCGACTACGTCTACCCGCGCACAACCAACAACATCCTTGAAAGCTACCTGCAGCAAAAAGGCATCGCGGCTGACGATATCTTCGTCAACTACACGCCGTTTGGCCACTCCGACTGGTCCAAGATCGTTGCTGACGTCGTTGCTCTGGGTGCAGACGGCAAAAAGGTCGGCGTGATCTCTACGATCAACGGTGATGCGAACGTTGGCTTCTACAAAGAACTGGCAGCCGCTGGTATCTCGGCAGATGACATCCCGGTTGTCGCATTCTCCGTGGGTGAAGAAGAACTCTCCGGTCTGGACACGTCCAACCTTGTCGGCCACCTCGCGGCATGGAACTACTTCCAGTCTGCTGAATCCGACGCCAACGATGCCTTTATCGAAGCATGGAAAGCCAAGATGGGCGAAGAGCGCGTGACCAACGATCCTATGGAAGCCCACTATATCGGCTTCAACATGTGGGTGAATGCGGCCACCGCAGCCGGCACCACTGAAGTGGACGCAGTACGCACCGCAATGTACGGCCAAGAGTACCCGAACCTGACCGGTGGTACCGCTGTCATGCTGCCGAACCATCACCTGGCGAAACCGGTTCTGATCGGTGAAATTCAGGAAGATGGTCAGTTCGACATCATTTCCCAGACTGAAGAAGTTCCGGGCGATGCTTGGACAGACTTCCTGCCGGAATCTGCTGTACTGGTCTCCGACTGGAAAGAACTGGGCTGCGGTATGTACAACACCGAAACCAAGTCCTGCGTTCAGATCAAATCCAACTACTGA